In Poecile atricapillus isolate bPoeAtr1 chromosome W, bPoeAtr1.hap1, whole genome shotgun sequence, one DNA window encodes the following:
- the LOC131592048 gene encoding transcription termination factor 2, mitochondrial-like, whose protein sequence is MVRAGAPRAAAVERPGGGGEAGLTSMMLRGVAHGAKDTFTLLLTRSQSRNPGPKLSSVWPDITNKSFLIHSSNTTDTKSKEENKKTLENLYSLSVDITKIRRLKEWVLLQDVAYVKEIAGILQEMGADETTVANIIERCPEAILHTPAEINSQRALWQLVCQNEKQLIKLIEQFPESFFTTEYQQNQKANILFFQELGLKNNIITRFLTSAPNIFYNPVEKNKTVIETLQRNYLNLGGSEANMKIWILKLLSQNPFILLNTSTTIQENLEFLQKNDFTDQEVLQLLSKLKGFIFQLNSTTMQKSILFSKNTFKCSDQELKQLVLKCPALLYYSVPVLEERLEGLLKEGISIAQIRETPMVLELTTQIVQYRIKKLSALGYDIKSGNLESLNGTKKDFEVTYGKIQSKKERPIFNPVAPLHIED, encoded by the exons ATGGTACGTGCCGGCGCCCCCCGCGCGGCGGCGGTGGAgcggcccggcggcggcggcgaggcCG GACTGACTTCCATGATGTTGAGAGGAGTCGCTCACGGTGCAAAAGACACGTTCACTCTTCTGTTGACAAGATCTCAGAGCCGTAACCCAGGACCGAAGCTTTCATCAGTGTGGCCTGACATAACAAACAAAAGCTTCCTAATACATTCCAGTAACACAACTGATACCAagtcaaaagaagaaaataaaaaaacccttgagAATCTCTACAGTTTGTCAGTTGACATAACGAAGATACGCAGACTGAAGGAATGGGTCCTTCTCCAGGATGTGGCCTATGTTAAAGAAATTGCTGGTATCTTACAGGAAATGGGAGCAGACGAGACCACTGTAGCCAACATTATAGAACGCTGTCCGGAGGCAATTCTTCACACCCCAGCAGAGATAAACTCTCAAAGAGCTTTATGGCAATTAGTATGCCAGAATGAAAAACAGCTGATTAAATTAATAGAGCAATTTCCAGAATCTTTTTTTACTACTGAGTATCAGCAGAACCAGAAGGCAAACATACTATTTTTTCAAGAGCTGGGACTTAAGAATAATATAATCACCAGGTTCTTGACAAGTGCACCCAATATTTTCTATAACCCtgttgagaaaaacaaaactgtgaTAGAGACattacaaagaaattatttaaatttaggGGGTTCTGAAGCAAATATGAAGATCTGGATACTGAAGCTATTGAGCcaaaatccatttattttattaaatacttcCACCACAATCCAGGAGAACTTGGAATTTCTCCAAAAGAATGATTTCACTGACCAGGAAGTCCTACAGCTGCTATCCAAACTTAAAGGATTCATTTTTCAACTTAATTCTACCACTATGCAGAAGAGTATTCTTTTCTCCAAAAACACCTTCAAGTGCAGTGATCAAGAACTAAAACAACTAGTGCTGAAATGCCCAGCCCTTCTCTACTATTCTGTTCCGGTTTTGGAAGAAAGACTTGAAGGACTACTGAAGGAAGGTATTTCTATAGCACAGATTAGAGAGACACCAATGGTGCTGGAGTTGACAACACAAATCGTTCAGTACCGAATTAAAAAGCTCTCTGCATTAGGATATGATATAAAGAGTGGAAATCTAGAAAGCTTGAATGGTActaaaaaagattttgaagttACTTATGGTAAGATACAATCAAAGAAGGAGAGACCAATTTTTAATCCTGTTGCTCCTCTACACATTGAAGATTAA